The following are encoded in a window of Paenibacillus polymyxa genomic DNA:
- a CDS encoding DegV family protein, which translates to MSSTIILTDSTADIPQELADRLGIVVVPLTVMFGSTAYLDGIEMSASQFYSELVRADELPTTSQPSPARFLETYTTLLEQYPESQVISIHLSSGVSGTYQSALLGKSMLEKHEHRVTVVDSKSASYGYGMLVVYAAELAAAGHSPTDIVRAVERRGERRCLYFLVDTLEYLKKGGRIGKAAAMVGTLLNIKPILSIDKEGIIYSVDKARGHKKATARIIELLERDLKGQKINIAVGHTADRSAAEAFVAQLAEHFELGDRIYTELGAVIGTHVGPGTIGIFVWPAGDER; encoded by the coding sequence ATGAGCAGTACCATCATTTTGACGGATAGCACGGCTGATATTCCACAAGAATTAGCAGACCGTCTCGGTATAGTTGTTGTACCCTTGACAGTGATGTTCGGCAGCACAGCTTACCTGGACGGCATTGAGATGTCAGCGTCGCAGTTTTACAGCGAACTAGTACGGGCTGATGAGCTGCCTACGACGTCACAGCCTTCACCAGCCCGTTTTTTGGAGACATACACGACGCTGTTAGAGCAATACCCCGAGAGCCAGGTTATCTCTATCCATTTATCCTCGGGTGTGAGCGGAACGTATCAGTCTGCTCTGCTGGGCAAATCCATGCTGGAGAAGCATGAACATAGAGTGACTGTGGTGGATTCCAAATCAGCTTCATACGGATACGGCATGCTAGTGGTTTATGCGGCAGAGCTGGCGGCTGCCGGACACTCCCCGACTGATATTGTTCGGGCTGTGGAACGTCGTGGGGAGCGCCGTTGTTTATATTTCCTGGTGGATACCCTGGAATACTTAAAAAAAGGCGGACGTATTGGCAAGGCAGCGGCAATGGTTGGTACGTTGCTTAACATTAAGCCGATTCTTTCGATTGACAAAGAAGGCATTATTTATTCGGTTGATAAGGCGAGAGGGCATAAAAAAGCGACAGCACGAATTATTGAACTACTGGAGCGGGATTTAAAAGGCCAAAAAATTAATATTGCTGTGGGTCATACGGCAGATCGCTCAGCGGCAGAAGCGTTCGTGGCTCAGCTGGCAGAGCATTTTGAGCTGGGGGATCGAATATATACTGAACTTGGCGCTGTGATTGGGACCCATGTAGGGCCAGGAACGATTGGCATTTTTGTATGGCCGGCCGGAGATGAGAGGTAA
- a CDS encoding DAK2 domain-containing protein — translation MSNRSLNGTDFTAMVLAGAEQLQQHAEHVNSLNVFPVPDGDTGTNMNLTMSAGVTELKRGDSSSIGVMSGILSKGLLMGARGNSGVILSQLFRGFSRYAAPYEELNTLQFASALQSGVDAAYKAVVKPVEGTILTVAKEAAKHAVFFSRRTNDITELMEEVLAKAKETLAMTQDMLPVLKQVGVVDSGGQGLVYIYEGFMQHLGSGLVTSPIAKSDNVRPVFAPHVSERPTATAVVPSPDAPISAQAKLETDNIEFLYDMEFFINRQLGDAQGTDFDEEAFRKALSVDGDSIIVISDDDVIKVHVHSKAPGEVLNLALRYGEITQIRILNMREQHRDLLSAGMDVAPEPEWFAEIPTEPAREEEPSEPPAHELASFGFIAVASGEGIADIFRSLGVDVVLSGGQTMNPSTEDFVNAARSIAAQHIFILPNNSNIILAAEQARELLEMERMVSVIPSKTIPQGIAAAFSFQEEEAFEVNQDNMRDAVTRVKSGQVTYAVRDTTLDDLHITAGHYIGIQDSKIVATEEHLMATSRLLLAKMLVNGDEIVTILTGSDANQEDTDQLVAWLEENYADAEVEVHEGGQPIYPYLFSVET, via the coding sequence TTGAGTAATCGTTCTTTGAATGGAACAGATTTTACCGCAATGGTTTTAGCCGGGGCGGAACAATTACAGCAGCATGCGGAACATGTCAATTCACTAAATGTATTCCCGGTGCCAGACGGTGATACGGGAACCAACATGAATTTGACGATGAGCGCGGGCGTAACGGAATTAAAGAGGGGGGATTCTTCCTCCATCGGTGTCATGTCCGGCATATTATCCAAAGGTTTGCTGATGGGAGCCCGCGGCAATTCAGGGGTTATCCTGTCTCAGTTGTTTCGTGGCTTCAGCCGTTACGCTGCCCCATACGAGGAATTGAATACCCTTCAGTTCGCATCGGCATTGCAGAGCGGGGTGGATGCGGCCTACAAGGCGGTGGTTAAGCCGGTGGAGGGTACAATTCTTACCGTGGCGAAGGAAGCGGCCAAGCATGCTGTATTTTTCTCGCGCCGGACGAACGACATCACGGAATTGATGGAAGAAGTGCTTGCCAAAGCGAAGGAAACGCTTGCCATGACGCAGGACATGCTCCCTGTACTGAAGCAAGTAGGAGTTGTAGATTCGGGTGGGCAAGGCCTTGTGTATATTTATGAAGGCTTTATGCAACATCTTGGAAGCGGCTTGGTGACGTCTCCAATTGCAAAAAGTGATAATGTACGCCCGGTTTTTGCTCCTCACGTATCGGAGAGACCTACTGCTACTGCAGTTGTTCCTTCCCCAGATGCGCCGATTTCTGCGCAAGCGAAGCTCGAAACGGATAATATTGAATTTTTGTATGATATGGAGTTTTTTATTAATCGACAATTGGGCGATGCGCAAGGTACCGATTTTGATGAGGAAGCCTTCCGGAAAGCGTTATCCGTAGATGGTGATTCTATTATCGTAATTTCAGACGATGATGTCATCAAGGTTCACGTGCATTCTAAGGCTCCTGGTGAAGTGCTGAATTTGGCACTGCGTTACGGAGAAATTACACAGATTCGTATTTTAAATATGCGCGAGCAGCATCGTGATTTGTTGTCTGCGGGTATGGATGTTGCTCCTGAGCCTGAGTGGTTTGCTGAAATACCAACAGAGCCTGCACGTGAGGAAGAGCCGTCTGAGCCCCCCGCTCATGAACTGGCATCCTTTGGTTTTATAGCTGTGGCTTCCGGTGAAGGAATTGCTGATATTTTCAGAAGTTTAGGCGTCGATGTTGTCCTTTCTGGCGGCCAGACAATGAATCCAAGCACAGAGGACTTCGTTAATGCGGCGCGCTCGATTGCGGCTCAACATATTTTTATTCTTCCGAATAATTCCAATATTATTTTGGCGGCAGAACAAGCGCGTGAACTGCTAGAGATGGAACGTATGGTATCGGTTATTCCGAGCAAAACAATTCCTCAGGGCATTGCGGCAGCATTTTCCTTCCAGGAGGAAGAGGCTTTTGAGGTAAATCAGGACAATATGCGTGACGCAGTCACCCGGGTGAAGTCTGGGCAAGTGACCTACGCGGTACGGGATACGACACTTGATGACCTGCATATTACAGCCGGGCACTACATCGGTATTCAGGATTCCAAAATTGTAGCGACCGAGGAACACTTAATGGCAACGTCCCGTCTTTTGCTAGCGAAAATGCTGGTGAATGGCGATGAAATTGTTACGATTCTCACAGGTTCAGACGCAAATCAAGAGGACACAGATCAGCTTGTTGCATGGCTTGAAGAAAATTATGCGGATGCTGAAGTGGAAGTTCATGAAGGTGGTCAGCCGATTTATCCTTATTTGTTCTCAGTGGAAACCTGA
- the rpmB gene encoding 50S ribosomal protein L28 produces MSRKCSVTGKKPGSGNHVSHANNRNRRTWGVNVQKVRILVNGKPKRVYVSTRALKAGKVTRV; encoded by the coding sequence ATGTCTCGTAAATGTTCTGTAACAGGCAAAAAGCCTGGCAGCGGTAACCACGTATCTCACGCTAACAACCGTAATCGCCGTACTTGGGGCGTCAACGTACAAAAAGTTCGCATTCTCGTTAACGGTAAACCGAAACGCGTTTATGTCAGCACTCGTGCATTGAAAGCCGGTAAAGTGACTCGCGTGTAG
- the spoVM gene encoding stage V sporulation protein SpoVM: protein MKFYTIKLPKFLGGFVKAILNTFQKN, encoded by the coding sequence ATGAAGTTTTACACAATCAAGCTGCCAAAATTTCTGGGTGGATTCGTTAAAGCCATTTTGAATACATTCCAGAAAAACTGA
- the rpe gene encoding ribulose-phosphate 3-epimerase — MLKIAPSILSADFARLGSEVAEAEAGGADWIHVDVMDGHFVSNITLGPPIVQAIRPHTTLPLDVHLMIEHPERYIGDFVKAGADIITVHAEACVHLHGVLHLIKQQGALAGVALNPGTSPYAIKEVLPNVDMILVMTVNPGFGGQSFIPETLNKIRQIRAWLNELGRPDVHIEVDGGIAEETAPAVFEAGADVLVAGSAVFGRADRAAAIAAIRDSAARLSK; from the coding sequence ATGTTAAAAATAGCACCGTCGATTTTATCCGCTGATTTTGCTCGCTTGGGCAGTGAAGTTGCGGAAGCTGAGGCAGGAGGGGCAGACTGGATTCATGTGGACGTAATGGATGGACATTTTGTATCCAATATTACACTGGGCCCACCTATCGTTCAGGCTATTCGTCCGCACACGACTCTTCCCTTGGATGTTCATCTGATGATTGAGCATCCTGAACGCTATATTGGCGATTTCGTAAAAGCAGGAGCCGATATCATCACTGTTCATGCTGAGGCCTGTGTTCATTTGCATGGTGTCCTTCACTTGATCAAGCAGCAAGGCGCTCTGGCTGGAGTGGCTCTCAATCCAGGTACTTCACCATATGCGATCAAGGAAGTGCTGCCAAATGTGGATATGATTCTGGTAATGACGGTCAATCCTGGCTTTGGAGGTCAGTCCTTCATTCCAGAGACGTTAAATAAAATCAGACAAATCCGTGCTTGGTTGAACGAATTGGGTCGTCCAGACGTACATATCGAGGTAGACGGAGGTATTGCGGAGGAGACGGCACCAGCCGTATTTGAAGCGGGGGCTGACGTGCTGGTGGCTGGTAGTGCGGTATTCGGCAGAGCAGACCGCGCAGCGGCTATTGCTGCGATTCGGGACAGTGCAGCACGTTTGTCCAAGTGA